The segment CTATTCAGAGCTCCGCCGGCGTTCGAGCCAGTCCCCCGACCGGATCTCGGTCCCCGACCGCGCGAGCCGGAGGGCCAGCGGCGCGGCCGCCAGGTACACCCACGCCAGGACCCGGGTGCCATCGGGCCGGAGGGCCTCGCGCGCGACCCGGTCGTAGAGGTTCCGCGGGCTGCCCGGCCCCACGTACTCCTCCAGCAGGTCGAGCGCTCCCAGCAGCTCCGCGTACGCGTCCGCCGCCGGGGTGATCAGCTCACCGGCTATCACCGAGCCGGCCCGCTCCACCGCGTACGGATAGCCGGGCCCCTCGTACAGCACCGCCCCCGGCAGCCGGGCCGGCTCCTCGGCGGCGGTGCGGCCGCGCAGGAACAGCCGGTGGTTGGCCTCGCCGGGCCGCAGCGTCCCGTAGACGAAGAGCGGCAGGACGCCGCCGGATCCCGGCCGGTCGACCGATGTCACGAGCCCCTCCTTCGGCTACGCCGGACCTGCCCGGCCCGGGCCGAAAGGCCCGTCTTTCCCGTGCACCCCCACCGTACGCACCGCTGTTACACAATCTCCCGGTCGCTGTGACGGTCGCCGATTACTGTCCGATTCATCCCTTTTCCTCACCCCCATGGTTCCCTTCCCATGTCGCGATCACCCCGCCGTCTCCCCCTCGCCGCCCTGCTGCTGTGCGCCGCCGCACCGGCCGCCGGGGGCTGCGCCGCGCCCGGCGGGCTGGCCGCCGGGGAGCCCGTGGCCCCGGCGTCGGCGCAGCCCCAGCCGCAGGCCCTGTGGCCGGCCTGGGCCGACGACTCCCCGAAGTCCCCGGGGGCGGCGACCGGCACCCGGCAGCCCCCGCCGGCGCCGCTGGCGGACGCGCCCGAGGCGGGCCCCGAGGGGCTGACGGCGGTGAAGGCGGCCGAGATCGTCAAGGCGGACCCGCGGATGCGGCTGTTCGCGGACAAGGGGACGATCAGCGCCCCCGGCCGGTCCGGTATCCGCCCGCCCGTCTACCTGGATCTGACGGGGGACGGCCACAAGGAACTGATCGTCGCGGCCGACACCGAGACCGGCCGCACGGCGCTGAGCGTGTACATCGCCCGGGGAAATCGGATCGTGCCCGTCCTGTTCACCCTCGGCCGGCGGATGGCCGCCGAGTCCCTGGGCCCGGACCTGCTGATCCGCACCGCCCCCGACGACGGCTCGGAGCAGGCCGTCCGCTACCACTGGGACGGAGAACGGATGACCGTGGTCAACGAGGAGCGGCGCTACAACAAGACCCTCCCGGGCCCGGACCCCGCCGGGTCCGCACCCGCGGCGGACCGCCGCTCCGGGGGACCCCGGTGAAGCGCCTGCCGGCCCGCTGCCGGCGGCTGCTGCGGGCCCTCGGGCTGCGCTGGAAGATCGCCGCGCTGCTGGCGGCCGGCTGTTCGCTGGTCGCGGTCACCATCGGGGTCCTGATCTACGAGGCCCGGGTGCGCCAGGTCTCCGACGCGGCCCGCAAGGGCGCGACCGAGCAGCTGGTCCGCGTACGGCAGGTCTACGAGCTGACGGGCCGCCTCGACTACGACAAGGTCGGCGAGGCCGACGCCCGGATCGACTGCCCCCAGGTGCCGCAGGAGCTGCGCGCGGCGGCCCTGGACGGCCGCCGGACCACCTACCTCGACCTGTCCGGCGCGGATCCGGCGGTGTGGGCGGCGCGTCCGGTGGGCAGCGGGCACGTGCTGTCGGTGCGGCGCTCGCTGGCCGAGGAGCGGGCCGAGCTGGAGGAGCTGGACGCCCAGCTGCTCGCCTCCGGGACGGGGGTGGTGGCGCTGGCGGCGGTCGGCGGGGCGCTGCTGGCGAGCCGGCTGAGCAAGGACCTGCGGGCGGCGGCCGAGACGGCCCGGCGGATCAGCGCGGGCGACCTGGACGCCCGGATCGGCCCGTCCGGGGCTCCGGGCAGCCGTGACGAGGTGGCCGAACTGTCCTCGGCGGTCGACACGATGGCGGCGAGCCTCCAGCGGCGGCTGGAGGCGGAGCAGCGGTTCACGGCGGACGTGGCGCACGAGCTGCGGACCCCGCTGGCGGGACTGCACACGGCGGCCGAGCTGCTTCCGGCGGGGCGGCCGACGGAGCTGGTACGGGACCGGGTGGCGGCGCTGCGCGCGCTGACGGAGGACCTGCTGGAGGTGGCCCGGCTGGACGGCGACCGGGAGGAGGCCCGGCTGGAGGCACGGCCGCTGGGTCCGCTGGTGGTCTCGATCGCTCGGCGGTCGGGGGTGGCGGCGGAGGTGTCGGGTGCCGGGGAGCCGGGGGAGGGCGGCGGCTCATGGGTGCGTACCGATGCCCGGCGGCTGGAGCGGATCCTGACGAACCTGCTGGTCAACGCCCAGCGGCACGGGCAGGGCCGGATCGCGGTGACGGTGTCCGGGACCTCGGTGACCGTCCGGGACCGGGGGCCGGGCTTCCCGGAGAGCCTGCTGCGGGAGGGGCCGCAGCGGTTCATGACCGGCGCGGCCG is part of the Streptomyces katrae genome and harbors:
- a CDS encoding gamma-glutamylcyclotransferase family protein, which codes for MTSVDRPGSGGVLPLFVYGTLRPGEANHRLFLRGRTAAEEPARLPGAVLYEGPGYPYAVERAGSVIAGELITPAADAYAELLGALDLLEEYVGPGSPRNLYDRVAREALRPDGTRVLAWVYLAAAPLALRLARSGTEIRSGDWLERRRSSE
- a CDS encoding sensor histidine kinase, whose protein sequence is MKRLPARCRRLLRALGLRWKIAALLAAGCSLVAVTIGVLIYEARVRQVSDAARKGATEQLVRVRQVYELTGRLDYDKVGEADARIDCPQVPQELRAAALDGRRTTYLDLSGADPAVWAARPVGSGHVLSVRRSLAEERAELEELDAQLLASGTGVVALAAVGGALLASRLSKDLRAAAETARRISAGDLDARIGPSGAPGSRDEVAELSSAVDTMAASLQRRLEAEQRFTADVAHELRTPLAGLHTAAELLPAGRPTELVRDRVAALRALTEDLLEVARLDGDREEARLEARPLGPLVVSIARRSGVAAEVSGAGEPGEGGGSWVRTDARRLERILTNLLVNAQRHGQGRIAVTVSGTSVTVRDRGPGFPESLLREGPQRFMTGAAERGQGTGLGLTITFGQAQVIGAGVRLWNPADGGAAATVTLPEA